CCGTCGGCCGCCCGGCCGCCCAGCGCCGCCGCGAGACCGAGCACGGCACCTCCGGCCACCGCGATGAGCGTCGAGCCGAAGCCCAGCAGCAGGGACGGCCGGGCGCCGTGCAGGATGCGCGAGAACAGGTCCCGGCCCAGCTGGTCGGTTCCCAGCCAGTGCGCGGAACTCGGGGCCTTCAGGGCGTCGAGCGGATCGATCGCGGAGGGCGGGACGTCGGTGAACAGCCCGGGTGCCACCGCCACCAGCACGATGAGCACCAGCAGGGCGCCCGCCGCCACCACGGTCGGCGGAACGGAAGCGAACGCTCCGGCGCCTCGCCGCCGGGTCCGCGCGGGCGCGGACACGACGGCGACGGGACCGCCGGTGGCGGGTTCGGGGACGAGGGTACGTGCCATGGGTCAGGCGCTCCTGAGCCGCGGGTCGATGACGGGGTAGAGCAGCTCCACCACGGTGGAGATCACGACGAAGACGAAGGCCGAGAGCAGTACCACGCCGATCACCACCGGCATGTCCTTGGCGCTCACCGCCTGCAGGACGAGCGAGCCGATTCCGGGCCGGCCGAACACCGTCTCCACCAGCACCGCGCCCCCGATCAGGGACCCGGTGAGCCACCCCGTCAGGGTGAGCAGCGGCACCGCGCAGTGACGCAGCGCGTGCCGGAGCCGTACCGCCGTCCTCCCCACCCCGCGTGAGCGGGCGGTGACCACGAACGGCTGCTCCAGGGCGGCTTCGAGGCCCTCGCGCAGCACCTGCGCCAGCACCCCCGTGAGCGGGAGCGCCAGGGTGACGGCGGGCAGTACCAGCGAGGCGAAGCCCTCCGCCCCGGCCACCGGGAAGACGTGGAACCGGAAGGAGAACACCGTCAGCAGCACGATTCCGACCCAGTAGGACGGGGTCGACGCCGAGATCAGCTCCCAGACCGAGGCGACCGCCCGGAAGGCGGGCCGGCGCCCGGCCGTCGCCACCGCGGAGACCACCGCGAGGACGACGGCCAGGAGCAGGGCCGCGAGCGCCAGCTGCACGGTCGGCCAGAGCTGATCAGCCATCAGTGACCAGACCGGGCGCTGGAGTTGGTACGACTGCCCCAGGTCGCCCTGGAGGAGCCGTCCCAGGTAGTGCAGGTACTGGTCGGCGACGGGCCGGTCGAATCCGTACTCCCGGGCGATCTCCGCCCGCACCTCGGGGGAGCCGGCGTTGGAGGGACCGAGCAGGACGGAGACGGGGTCGCCGGGGATGAGCTGGAGGGTGAGGAAGGCCAGGGTCGCCGCCCCCAGCAGTACGGCCACCGCCGAGCCCAGCCGCCGGGCGACCCGGGCGGCCAGGACCGTCGCCGACGCCGTCACTTCTCCGCCAGCCAGGCGTCGTAGTACGTCAGCCAGTTGCTCGCGTTGAAGGTGAGCCCCTTGACCTTGTCGGACTGCCCGACGAGGGACACCTGCGTGTAGAGGGGAACGACGACCGCGAGATCGATGCCCCGCTGCTGCACCTTCGGGTAGACGTCGGCGCGGGTCTTCTCGTCCAGCGTGGAGCGACCCTGGTCCGTCCACGTGTCGAAGGACGAGTCGGTGAGGAAGGTGGCGTTGATGCCGCCCTTGGCGGGCGCGCTGCCGGAGTTGAAGAAGAGCCACAGCACGTCCGGGTCGAACCGGGGCCAGCTGAGGTCGATGATGTTCGCCTTGCCGCCGTAGACCTTGGTGTTGTACGTACCGATGTCCAGGTTCGGCCGCTTGACCTCGACGCCGATCTTCTTCAGGTCCGCCTGCACGGCCTGCCCGAGTACGTCGCGCCCCTCGCGGGTCGCCTGGATGGACAGCTGCGGCCACTCCACGGTCAGCCGCTTGCCCGCCTTGGTGCGGTACCCCTGCGCGTCCTTGCCGGTCCAGCCGGCCTCGTCCAGAAGCTGGGCCGACAGCTTCGGGTCGTAGGGCCAACTACCCACGAGGGACTTGTCGTAGTTCGGCGTGGTCGGGCTGATCGGGCTCCAGGCGCGGGGGTACTGGCCGAAGGTGACGGTCTTCACGTCCTGCTCGACGTCGATGCCGCGCTGGATCGCCTTGCGTACGCGGACGTCGTCCAGCGGCGCGAGCGAACCGTTGAGCCAGAGGTTGTAGTTGCCGCCCGGGTTGGCGCGGGAGATGAGCCGAAGGCCGGGGGTGGCCTTGAGCGCGGTGACGTTCTGCGGCGGAATCGCCTTGGCCACCTGCACCTGACCACTCGTCAGGGCACCCGCGCGCACGGAGGCGGTGGGCAGGAAGCGCACGACCACCTTGTCGAGGTAGGCGGCGCCGGTGTGGGTCGCCGTCTCCGGGGCCCAGGCGTAGTCCGGGTTGCGGGTGAGCGTCGCCGACTGGCCCTTGGTGTAGGCGCTGAAGACGAACGGCCCGCTGCCCACGTCGGCGGGACCGCCGGCGGCGAGCTTGCCCGCACCCGCCTTGAGCGCCTCGGGGGAGTAGAAGCCCAGATACGTGGTGCTGGCCGCCTGGAGGAAGGGGGCGAACGCCTTGGAGAAGTTGACCTTCACCGTCCGCGGATCGATGACGTCGGTGCCCGTGTAGGGGCCGAGCAGGTTCGCCGCGTACAGCGACTTGGTCTCCTTGGCCACGATGTGGTCGAAGTTGGCCTTCACGACCGACGCGTCGAACTTCGAGCCGTCGGTGAAGGTGACGCCGTCGCGCAGGTGGAAGGTGTAGCTCTTGAAGTCGTCCGCCACCTCCCACTTGGTGGCCAGCCACGGGTGGAACTTCCCCTCGGAGTCCTGCGAGACCAGCGAGTCGAACACCCCGCGCGCGATCTCCGCGGTGACGTCCTGGGTGCTTGCGTGGATGTCCCAGGAGACGGGCTCGGTGTCGACGGCGGTGGTGAGCGTCCCGCCCGCCACCGGCTTGCCCGAACCCGCCGCCTCGGCGGTGGTGTCACCACCGGACGAGCAGGCGGAGAGGAGAAGGAGACCGCTCACCCCCACCGCGAGGGTGCGGCCGAGTCTGGACAGGGTGGGACGCATGGCGGAACTCCAGGAGTGGACGCCCCCGTGGGGGCGGGAGGGGAGAGGGGAGGCGGCGGAGAAGGGTGGCGTCGGCTCAGTCACGCGGGGCTCCCGCGGCGAGAGCGGCGGCGCCCACGATCTGCAGGGAGGCGTCCTCGCCGGGCGCGTGCACCCCGACGGACTGGATGTCGCGGAAGTGCCGCTCCAGCGGATTTCCCTGGGCCAGCCCCGGGTTTCCGAGCAGGCGCACCGCGGTCTGGACCGCGGTGGTGACATGGCGTACGACCAAAACCTTCGACGCCAGGGCGTCGGCGCCCGGTACGTGCAGGCCCCGGTCGACCCGGTCCGTCGTCGCGAAGATCAGCTGCTCGGCGGTGGAGAGCAGCGTCTCGATCTCGCCGGCGGCCTGACGGAACCGGTCCGTGGTGGCCAGCGGACG
The DNA window shown above is from Streptomyces sp. NBC_00247 and carries:
- a CDS encoding ABC transporter permease, yielding MTASATVLAARVARRLGSAVAVLLGAATLAFLTLQLIPGDPVSVLLGPSNAGSPEVRAEIAREYGFDRPVADQYLHYLGRLLQGDLGQSYQLQRPVWSLMADQLWPTVQLALAALLLAVVLAVVSAVATAGRRPAFRAVASVWELISASTPSYWVGIVLLTVFSFRFHVFPVAGAEGFASLVLPAVTLALPLTGVLAQVLREGLEAALEQPFVVTARSRGVGRTAVRLRHALRHCAVPLLTLTGWLTGSLIGGAVLVETVFGRPGIGSLVLQAVSAKDMPVVIGVVLLSAFVFVVISTVVELLYPVIDPRLRSA
- a CDS encoding ABC transporter substrate-binding protein translates to MRPTLSRLGRTLAVGVSGLLLLSACSSGGDTTAEAAGSGKPVAGGTLTTAVDTEPVSWDIHASTQDVTAEIARGVFDSLVSQDSEGKFHPWLATKWEVADDFKSYTFHLRDGVTFTDGSKFDASVVKANFDHIVAKETKSLYAANLLGPYTGTDVIDPRTVKVNFSKAFAPFLQAASTTYLGFYSPEALKAGAGKLAAGGPADVGSGPFVFSAYTKGQSATLTRNPDYAWAPETATHTGAAYLDKVVVRFLPTASVRAGALTSGQVQVAKAIPPQNVTALKATPGLRLISRANPGGNYNLWLNGSLAPLDDVRVRKAIQRGIDVEQDVKTVTFGQYPRAWSPISPTTPNYDKSLVGSWPYDPKLSAQLLDEAGWTGKDAQGYRTKAGKRLTVEWPQLSIQATREGRDVLGQAVQADLKKIGVEVKRPNLDIGTYNTKVYGGKANIIDLSWPRFDPDVLWLFFNSGSAPAKGGINATFLTDSSFDTWTDQGRSTLDEKTRADVYPKVQQRGIDLAVVVPLYTQVSLVGQSDKVKGLTFNASNWLTYYDAWLAEK